ATGATTGAAAATCCAAGACCTACAAGAGCAGAAGTATCTGATGTTGCCAACGCAATTCTAAATGGAACTGATGCCATAATGCTATCTGGTGAGACAGCTTATGGTAAATATCCAATTGAAGCTGTCAAGATGATGACTAAAATTGCCAGAGAAGTCGAAAAATATAGAGAAAAAACAATATTTCGAGATGAAATTTTCTGTAGTAAAAAGCTTATTAGAAACTATATTATTAAATGTGCAATTGATGCAACCAAGATAATGCCTATTAAGGCTATTATTGTTGATTCACTCAAGGGAAGAACCGCAAGAATAATGGCAACATATAGAGCAAGTGTGCCTCTATTTATTACAACAAACAATGAAAGAATAGCAAGAGAACTATCACTCTCTTACGGCGTCCATTCTAATCTTGTCGATCACAATTTCAAGAGAACAAATGAATTTGTAGTAACTTCTATTGAAATACTCAAAGCCCAAGGAATAGTTAAAGATTCAGATATCATAGTAATTATCTCTGGAAATCCAAATAGAGATACTAACAAAGGCACAGAATTTATGGAAATAAATACAGTAGAAGAAGCAATTAAGGGGCACAAAATATAGATAAAATAAGAAACAGTTTGGTTAATAATATATTTTATTCAACCAATGATTCTAAATTAAAATCATTCAACCTAAATAAAAAAAAGACTCATAAAGCACTTTTGAGTAGTTATGGTGCTTATGAGTTTTTCTTAGATAAGATTGACCTATTTCAAAAAATAATAACACATAATACAAAGAATGTGTTTATATTCTCACAAACAAAAGAAAATTCACAAATTAATATCTCAGATCATAAAGCTTGGAAATTCCTTAATAAAACAATTGACGTTAATCTAGATATAGTAAGTTTAATAAAAAATCTTGAATTTACAAGCATAGAAAACAAAATAATGGAGAATGACCATAAAATTGAAATTACATTAAATTTTATTAAAGATATAACACAAGATATAAAAATTATCCCTATTATTTTGGGCCAACCAAAAAATCAAATTTCAAGAGAATTTTGTAAATTTTTAAATCCATTTATAACAAAGGAAGAAAATTCTTTTATATTCCTCTGCCACTTCATCGCATGCTCTAAAAACTTAAGAAAAGCCATTCAACTAGAAACAACATTAAAAGAATTCCTAAATACACCTAATTCAAATTCATCCACTTTATTAGAATATTACAATACACACAAAATATTTCCTGAAAATATAAGCGCACTGACCATAATTCATAAGCTTTTCAAAAAATTTGAATTCATAAACCACACACTCGTCAATAACGAGAATGAATATTTAATAATAGAGAATATACTATTAAACTGAAATTGGAAACATGCAATTTTTACATAAAATCTTCTATCTTTT
The DNA window shown above is from Borrelia anserina Es and carries:
- the amrB gene encoding AmmeMemoRadiSam system protein B, translating into MVNNIFYSTNDSKLKSFNLNKKKTHKALLSSYGAYEFFLDKIDLFQKIITHNTKNVFIFSQTKENSQINISDHKAWKFLNKTIDVNLDIVSLIKNLEFTSIENKIMENDHKIEITLNFIKDITQDIKIIPIILGQPKNQISREFCKFLNPFITKEENSFIFLCHFIACSKNLRKAIQLETTLKEFLNTPNSNSSTLLEYYNTHKIFPENISALTIIHKLFKKFEFINHTLVNNENEYLIIENILLN